One region of Salvia miltiorrhiza cultivar Shanhuang (shh) chromosome 3, IMPLAD_Smil_shh, whole genome shotgun sequence genomic DNA includes:
- the LOC131016438 gene encoding patellin-6: MEAASPPSATAPDSSPKPSKKSFVASLMEAAALRSPSFKEDTYFISHLKNSERKALKDFKDKLMAAHGPDSMWGIPLLGNADERADVLLLKFLRARDFRVQDALNMLLKCLNWRKEFRADAVLEEDLGLKELEGAVAYMHGFDRCGHPVCYNAYGVFKDKEMYDKVFGDEEKLNKFLRWRVQILERGIKLLHFKPGGVNSIIQVTDLKDMPKRELRAASNHILSLFQDNYPEMVARKIFINVPWYFSLLYSMFSPFLTQRTKSKFVISKEGNAAETLYKFIRPEYVPVQYGGLSRPSDSLAGPPKPASEFTVKGGEKVNIQIEGIEAGATITWDIVVGGWELEYSAEFVPNAEDSYTIAVEKPRRMAAAEAAVHNSFAARDAGKMVLSVDNTASRSRKVAAYRYVVRKSP, from the exons ATGGAAGCTGCATCCCCGCCGTCCGCCACCGCACCCGATTCCTCCCCAAAACCCTCCAAGAAAAGCTTCGTGGCTTCACTAATGGAGGCCGCCGCGCTCCGCTCGCCGTCCTTCAAAGAAGACACCTACTTCATCTCCCACCTCAAAAACTCCGAGCGCAAAGCCCTCAAAGACTTCAAAGACAAGCTCATGGCGGCCCACGGCCCCGATTCCATGTGGGGCATCCCACTGTTAGGCAATGCAGACGAGCGCGCCGACGTCCTCCTCCTCAAATTCCTCCGCGCTAGGGATTTCAGGGTCCAGGACGCCCTCAACATGCTGCTCAAATGCTTGAATTGGCGCAAGGAGTTCCGCGCCGACGCCGTTTTGGAGGAGGATTTGGGGCTCAAGGAGCTCGAAGGCGCCGTCGCCTATATGCATGGATTCGACAGATGCGGACATCCTGTTTGTTATAATGCCTATGGGGTTTTCAAGGACAAAGAGATGTACGATAAGGTCTTCGGCGACGAAGAGAAATTGAACAAATTTTTGAGGTGGAGAGTTCAGATTCTCGAACGAGGGATTAAGCTCTTGCATTTCAAACCAGGCGGCGTTAATTCCATTATTCAAGTTACAGATCTCAAAGATATGCCCAAAAGAGAGCTCAGAGCTGCTTCAAATCACATTCTCTCGCTCTTTCAAGATAATTATCCAGAAATGGTTGCCAGAAAG ATCTTTATAAACGTGCCATGGTACTTCAGTTTGCTGTACTCAATGTTCAGTCCGTTTCTGACTCAACGAACCAAGAGCAAGTTCGTGATATCCAAGGAAGGAAATGCTGCCGAGACGCTTTACAA ATTTATTCGGCCCGAGTACGTCCCGGTTCAGTACGGCGGGCTGAGTCGACCCAGTGACTCGCTCGCCGGCCCGCCCAAACCcgcttccgagttcaccgtcaAAGGTGGTGAGAAAGTCAACATTCAAATCGAAGGAATTGAG GCTGGTGCGACAATAACATGGGATATAGTTGTGGGAGGATGGGAGCTGGAATACAGCGCGGAGTTCGTACCGAATGCGGAGGATAGCTACACCATCGCGGTGGAGAAGCCGCGGCGGATGGCGGCGGCCGAGGCGGCGGTGCATAACTCCTTTGCAGCGAGGGATGCCGGAAAAATGGTGCTTTCTGTTGATAACACGGCCTCCCGTAGCCGGAAGGTTGCTGCCTACCGATATGTAGTTCGCAAATCaccataa